The genomic window CTGCATTTACCCACTCTGGTTCTTGTCGACATGGCTCCGGAGTTGCTTCTGGCAATACTGGCAGTTGGTGCTCAGTACAGATTCGAGAACAATAGAGGTTATGCGTTATGGTATGCGGCTAAAACCGTTGCAATGGAACAAATTAGGAGGAGGCACAGCTCCGAAGTACATGCCTTGCTGCCAACAGCCGCATCCTACAGCCCTCACTCAACAAGACCGTCCCCTAGCATAAGCTATAGGCACTCTTTTGCATCGGCCCAATCCGAACGAACCGTTACACATGATACCCATCGCGAGCCATAGTAAGTTCTCACAACATGCACTAGAAGTCGCGGCTTTTCACTGGTTCGGAATTTCAGCTAAACTATTACCCAGCTCTCCCAATACGCCAGGAGCTAGGCTTGAAACTATCCAGGCAGTCCTTCTTCTGTTTGCCGTTGGCCTGTGGGGGGCCAAAACAATTCTTCAAGAAGCTTTGTCTTTGCAGAGCAATTTGGCAATTCTTATCCGCGAGGAACGTCTGAACGTAGAGACCAGGCCGTCATCTCTCAATGAATGGGACACGTGGATACGACTAGAAGGGGCCAATCGAACAAAACTAATCGCCTTCTGTTTCTTTAATCTCTGTAGCACAGCATATGATATACCGCCACTACTTCTTACCGCCGAGCTTAATTTGTACATGCCAGCACGATCAAGACTTTGGAGAGCGGAATCtgcttggcaatggcaagaaCTGCGGCAGACTACTCCTATGGCCGATATCACGGTACACGGGGCCTTCTCACGATTATTCGGTCGCACTACCCAAGGCCTGCCAAACCATCTCTCATCTCTTGGTCATTATATATTAATCCATGCTTTAGTTCAGCACATATATCTTTTGAAACAGACATCGTTTGCCGCTGGCTCGTCATATGATGTTCaacgaacattgaaaccagAGGATGTTGAGGAGATATCGCAGGCACTGCGAGTGTGGCAGACTAGCTTCGGACATCGTCACCAGCTTCGGGCTGCAGAGTCTGGACATTCAATGAACACTGACCCGAGCTCTGGGGGATCGCTTGCATTCAACTCCACCGCTCTTCTACGGCTGGCGTATATTCGCTTACATACGGACGTCCCTCCGAGCCGTGCTCTTGAAACAAGAGACTCGTTGATGATTGCATCGGCACTGGACAGTACGCCCTTGTTACATCGCAGCTCAAGACCAAACCGAGCCGTGTTTGAGGCCGTTCATGTCCTGTCTATGCTTGTCAAGGCTGGTGTCAATTACGTTGCAAGAGCAAAGTCTGCTGAGTGGAGCATACAACATTCACGTTCGTATCTTGCCAGCTACAGCCATCTTCAGCGCTCGTATTAACTGACCAATACTAGTCTGCAACTTCGAATGTGCGATTTTACTAGCCAAATGGCTTGTCACGCTATCTGCAATAACACCATCGGACCCAGCACCATCACTGGAAGAGAGGAATCTCCTCGAGTACATTCGACGGATGTTAGATGAAACGGAATTCGCAGTTCCCATCGATCCTTCACTTGCTGGGCCGAGTTCGATTTCTGGGCCGATGGAAATGGTGGCTAGCGACGGTGCAAAATTGAGGCAACTTGCAAGTGCTGTCGTTCGATTATGGGCAGAAACTTTCAAAGGAGTGCATATATTTGACATGGTTAAAGTAATGGGCGCAAGCCTAGATGGTCATGCTGATCTTGTGGACAAACCGCGAGAACGTAACCCCTCTATGACTAGGATGGCGCCTGAAGTTGGCATAACTTAATGATCATTCATGATATGTTTGACTTGACGAGTTATGAGGCGGAGGAAAGAAGGTGTATGGGTCGAAGCATTGCAGGGAATTCATTGTATCTGGCGCGCGTGGGCGTATATGGCGGGGCCATAgaagtatatatattctcTCCATGCAATGTCAGTCGTATGTCTTGCACACGAGATGGCAGGTTTGATACTTTAATTGCTCATCAAGTGCGACGAGCTGGCTCGACTGCATATGTCCGGGATTCATGGGCAGTTTCCGATTCCAAGGCAGTCGATGAGCCGCATTAGCGCGCCAAGATAACCACAATGGCACGAGAATTCTCCATGGATATTGGCACTAGGTCGCTTATACTGGATGAATGGTACAAAACTGAAAACTGGAGTGGAGTAATGAAATAGGGAGATGATGCTTGTCTTCGGCTCGGGGCATGAAGAAAGGGAGTTGGCATATCGCAGCTGCAAGGGTCCAGCTTTTTTGATAAAATTTGGTTCTATTCCGTGGTTTTCTGGCCGCGAACGAGTTTTCCTTGCGTCCTTGGACCTTTGATAAATCAGGCCATGACGTCCAGCTCCTAGCCGTTGGGTACATGTGACGCGGTGGATGACACTGCGGGAACTCGGGATATAGTTGTTGAAATCAAGTCTGTGCCTTTTTTATAACGCAAATCTAGGACATTGTCACTAAATGTGCTCGTGTCATGTCATATATGCGCATGTGGTGCAATCCAGCCCTGAGCTGATGTTTGAATGATGGATTTCCTTCTCTCGAAACGCAAGGGGAAATGTCGTGGGCCCTGATCTTGATTGCGGTCAAGGTGCTTAATGCCGAGAAAGTCTCATAATGCGTTAGAGTAGCATCACTCTCGTAGTTTTGGCTTCGGTGCCGTACCCTTGAATTACTACTTGGCCGTAACTTGATGCGGGGTCTGCCGGACGGTTAAACCGATGGACATGATCTTTGTTTAATTTGAACTCAGATCCCCCGCCATCCTGGTTTGTAGGACAGACTTTGCATGTCGGGAATACCGGACCGAGGCATGAAAATACCATGGAGCGAATACGGCACTTGGAGTGACGTCCGGCTATGCTTTTCTTGAGACGAGCTTTGCAGAATTGACCCAACACATGTTTCGATATGGGTTCTCGTCGTGAGGAAAACTTTGACCATGGATCTACGATGTTGGACGATAGGATCTGTGAGCTAGCCGAGTGCGAAAGCGACGGTCCCTGCTAGTACTACAGACTGGATTCTTCGTAGCATGGCAGGAAAAAGGTACGAGACGGCCCAACGTATCCGAGTACAACTGAGGCAGTATGCCGACTGTCAGGGTGTCCTCGCCATGTCCATCAGTCGTGGCTCGCAAACGAGATCCGGGGTCCATTCGATGtgtagtactactatcaTGATGCAATTTGCGGGGGGTTGCCGACGGGATCACGGATGCGATCTCCTCATCAAGTCCGGGAGCGAGCCAGTGAACCAGGCTCGGGGTTTACTGAAAAGCCCTGCCTGGCGAACGGTCCTGGGTCATTGGGGatctggaggaggcggacgGTCCTCCGCAAATGGTAGATGGTCCGAAATCCGCTAGCATGTGAGATGGCCGCATAGAAATGGTAGAAAATGGTGCCTGAGCAAGGGGTGGGGCTTGGCTGTCCTGGCGTCTGGTTgtgcggcgtgggcggcgtGCCCCTTCCGTGTCCATGGCTCACTGCACTTGCCCACCTGGGGATGCGGCGTCGACTGGAGCCAATGTGGAGTGGTGCCTGTCGCAACCTCGGCTCAGCTGGCTCGGGCCAATAATGAAGCAGGACTGCCGTGGTCATTCGGTCACGCAACAAGACCACAGATCTTTTGTCCCTAGAGTGCTGTTGTATTTTTACCTGAGAGATTCCTGTCTATTTTCTTTAAATATAGattttttggccttttttgtCCTTAATACACCATTATATACACTTGAGCTAGCGTGCTTGTCTGTCGGCATAAGGAAACACCACCACAGGTACTGCGACAGCTATCTGGTTGTCGTCACGAGCCTCAGTGCCATCCTCACTATCGAGCAACATTACGAACCCGTACGCCGAGTAACGAAGCGACCATGCCTATTGTTACCGAGTTGACCAAGCGGCTGGGCATCCGCGGTATGTGTCTTCTGAATTCTGAGGCTTCAGAGAGCAACTATTCAccacggccatcatggcagtGCCTCTCACATGCCTCGTGTCACCCACAAGATGCCCCAAGTGCTAACGTTTTACGCAGTGCCCGTCGTCCAAGGCGGCATGATGCACATCGGTACCGCAGACCTCGCCTCGGCCGTCTCCAACGCCGGCGGTTTAGGCATTATTACGGCCCTCATCTTCCCTACGCCCGCAGCCCTCCGCGACGAAatccgccgctgccgcacCCTTACCAAGAAGCCCTTCGCCGTCAACATCACTCTCCTCCCCGCCATGGTCCCTCCGGACTACGGTGCCTACGCCCAGGCCATCATTGACGAGGGTATCAAGATTGTCGAGACGGCAGGCAACTCTCCCGGCCCTGTCATCAAGCAACTGAAGAAGGCCGGCATCATTGTCCTCCACAAGTGCACTACCATTCGCCATGCCCAGAGCGCCGTTAAGCTTGGCGTCGACTTCCTGTCCATTGACGGCTTCGAGTGTGCCGGCCACGTTGGCGAGAGCGACATCACCAACTTCATTTTGCTGGGTAGAGCCCGTCAGACCCTCAAGGTCCCCTTCATTGCTAGTGGCGGTTTTGCCGATGGCCACGGCCTGGCCGCTGCCCTGCTGCTTGGTGCGTCGGGTATCAACATGGGCACACGGTTCATGGCTACCGTCGAGGCCCCGGTGCACCAGAACATCAAAgaggccattgtcaagaGCGATGAGCACGACACCACTCTGCTGCTGAGAAGGTGGCGCAACACCAGCCGCCTGTTCAAGAATAAGGTTGCCCTCGACGCGCTCAAGATTGAAAAGGAGAGCCAATCCGGCGAGTTTAGCGAAATCGCGCCTCTGGTTAGCGGCAAGCGAGGAAAGGAGGTGTTTGTCAATGGTGACCCAGAGCACGGTGTATGTTTTACCCTCCCGCTGGGACAAACCCAGTTCCATTCACATGTGTGTCATGAGAGTTCGTTTTGTGTGCTAACTTGCGGTGATGATAGGTCTGGACCACCGGCCCTGTCATGGGTCTCATTCACGACGTCCCCACGTGTGATGTGCTGGTGAAGCGTATTGAGAAGGAAGCTGAGCAAGCCTTCAAGGAGAGATCAGCCCTTATTGTCCCCGAGTCCAAGTTGTAAGATTTCCTTTACATGCGGTTTAACGAAATGCCGTCTCTATATACAATACACCAATACACTTTTGATTTGAACCGTGTCTTTTACTTTATACCGCCTTTCTACCTCACTCTGCCACCTGTGCCGCAATGTTCAGCGTATAATCTAAGCCCAAACGCCCCATGTcatataaaaaaaaggcccaAATTCGCCCATTCCAATATGATATGCTTCTACAGCCCCCTCGATGAGTGTCCCCTATGCCTAGCCGCCACCTGCTGTCTCCAAGCAGTGTCAAACCGCGTTCCTTCCGGGGGTTCTAATAATTCACGAACCCCTTGTTTCCTTTGCGACCCATCATAGTGGTACAGCATCTCAGGCATGCCGTTGTGTAAATCCCCATGAGTCCCCCCGTGCACACTGCTCGTGGACAAGCTGATGCCTGtgtctgccatggctgcgTTTGGCGCCGCAGACACTCGCCAGCCGGCGGGACAGCGAGGCACACTCTGCCGGCGAGTAGGGACATCCTGTTCCAAAACCAGCTGCGCCTCCGCAATGGCTCCCCGCAGCCCCAGGTAGAACTTGTCTGATGTATCCGACGCCTTTGCCAGCGAGAAGACACGGTCCATGCCGCGGTGCCCCAGCCAGAGGGTGGTGTCTTGCCTGAAGCAGGGCGACTCCATGGCCGCGTGCCAGTTGCACCGGCGACTACTCCCGGGCTCGCACCTCCAAACCGCAGTCGTGTCGTCGAGCGGCTTTCCGGACGAACACGCGACTCTGGGCCGAGGCTCGCGCGGCGAACACGGCAGGGCCGTGGAGTGAAAGTACGGCTTGGGGAAGCGGAAGTCGAAGAGCCTCAGTGTCGGGGCGGTGTTGTTCCCGGAGACAAACCTCTCTGTTCCGTAGACGAGCAGGGGCCCGCCGGCGTGGTACGGCTGGAAATTGTCCCTGTATATGGCGTCGTAGGGCGAGGGCGTCCGGACATCCATCAGCCGGAAGGACCCGTCGTGCCAGGAACTCAGGAGGAGGTTGCTGTTTGCCCTGTGCCCGACCGCCTGTATCGACCACACGCTCGTCACCTCCCCGGGTGCCGTGAGCTCAAGCCTGCCGTCTCGTATGTCGCATGCGTCGGGGTTGCGTGACGCCGGCATAAAGTCCACCCCCGTAGGGCGGATGGTGCCGTACTGAATGGGCTGCGAGCTTGCCCCCAGGGCCACGGCAATGTTAGTTCTTCCCAGAAACTTGATGTCTCGAATCAGAGACTCCTCGTTGCCGGGCCGGCCTTTGGACAAGTCATGGTAGGCAAGTGGTTTGGGGTCCGCGTCCCTTTCAGGGGGGATGTTGTACAGGTGAAGATGCGAGCTTCGGCAGGTCGCCAGCATGTCTGTGTCGGGCTGCCATTCCGTGCAGGAGACGGCCAGGCGGCCCGGGGAAATGCTAAACGGCGTCTGTGAGTGCGCGTCTTGCCGCCCGTCCAACTTGATGACCGTCTTGGTCGGCTGGCCAAAGGACTTGTTGTTCGCGGCCGAGAGAACCTGGACGTCCCCGTTCGCTCGCCCGACCACAACCTCTGGAAGCCCGGCACGCCTCTCAATGATGCTCAAGCACGTGGCGTCGCCCGTGCCGGGGGCGTAtttcgtgctcgtgctcgccCCGAGGACGCTCTTCCACGTCTGCGTGGCATCGCGGCCCCATCGCACATGGAGATCCTCACCGGCCCCCCAGGCAACAACCTCCTCATCCAAGGACGGCATGTAATGAGCATCAACAATGCCATGAAAGTCAATCGCCTGCCTCGGCTGTCGGGGTGCGTCCTTTGTCCGCGGCTGTGGCTGGGTTCTGAATAGGCTGAGCTGGATGGCGCGCTTGTCCCAGCATCGGTCGAGGTAGGAAATTGTATCGGCAGCGTCGCTCCATGAGCACCCGTTGCCGTGTGGCACCCTCAAGGACGGGAATCTCGTCTTGACAAACGTTTTCCATCCTGCCTGTTGGACGAGACGGTGCGTGTGTTTGGCGACTCGCCCGAGATGTGATGTGTCTCGGGCCGTGTCGAGGTAttcgacaatgtcgagcAGCAAGTCATCTGGGAGACTTGTCAGGGACGCAGGTTCCATTGTATGGGATACATGCGTGTAGAGGGGGTGGTGAATGCTTTCCCCATAAAGCCAAAGTTGTTTGGTTTGAAGATTCCGGTGGTTTAGCTGTCTGCCGTTTCGAGTCCTGGTCCTGTCTTGCTCAGCGAGGTTCAACTTCGACTCGACTGGTGCTCCATATTTACCCTTGCCGAGACTTTGCCACACACCAGATCGGGGCTGATGCAAGACACCGACAACGACATGGTTCAGTTGCAAGGTTGACTCATCTGCGGCATAGCTTTAGAATTCATTGGCTGTCTGGGGGAGGATCTGTGGGATGCATGGTTGAGTCAATTCGATGATTCTGGTTCCAATGCGTCATTGCGGGAGGACTCAGCCTTCGGCCGCCAACATTGAGATGTCGATTGTCAATCTAATGGACCACCGCAGCCTGAGCCACGTATGTATTCATCAACCGACATCACAGTTTCTACAAACACAACAGGCTTTGGGTATCATCATGCCCTagcttaaagtattttttttgtACATTCACATCGTACCCGTGAATTCTCCCCCCTTGTCCCTCGAAACTGACTCATACAAAAAAATGTCTTGTGCAAGCCCTCAAAACGCCATGCAATTCGCCAATAAAACAACCCCGCCCCAATGCACCTTCATCTACATGTCGTGACTCTTTGCTTGAATAATATCAAATGCCCGACTTGGGCTACAAAATCACATGAGAAGATACATGGCCCGGGCAGCCTTTTCGGCTGCGGCAATATGCCATGGACGAACGTCCGTTTCTCTTGACACCATCCCCCTGGCTCTCGATAGGGTCGCAAGCCCTCTAAAGTAGCTGAGCATTTCCCTCAAAAGGGGTTCGTATGACCTCGGGAAGGCTTCCGTGTGTATGAGATTAACTTCCATGGCTATCGGCACGTCTTCAGCTCGCGCGCCTGTCCTCTTAATCAGGAAGCCGCTGACCAGCGCTGGATACAAGTCCGTTACGCC from Metarhizium brunneum chromosome 2, complete sequence includes these protein-coding regions:
- the QuiR gene encoding NADH:quinone reductase, translated to MPIVTELTKRLGIRVPVVQGGMMHIGTADLASAVSNAGGLGIITALIFPTPAALRDEIRRCRTLTKKPFAVNITLLPAMVPPDYGAYAQAIIDEGIKIVETAGNSPGPVIKQLKKAGIIVLHKCTTIRHAQSAVKLGVDFLSIDGFECAGHVGESDITNFILLGRARQTLKVPFIASGGFADGHGLAAALLLGASGINMGTRFMATVEAPVHQNIKEAIVKSDEHDTTLLLRRWRNTSRLFKNKVALDALKIEKESQSGEFSEIAPLVSGKRGKEVFVNGDPEHGVWTTGPVMGLIHDVPTCDVLVKRIEKEAEQAFKERSALIVPESKL